A part of Candidatus Hydrogenedentota bacterium genomic DNA contains:
- a CDS encoding serine hydrolase: MTRASSFAVMTCLLVLPGILTGCARTRESEPAPAEEGDVAAFITRQMETAKFPGLAACIVKDGQIRWAQGFGYADVAAARPVTPDTPFLLGSVAKAVTCIAVMQLSEQGLLDLDADVNTYLPFEVRNPTHPDAAICARMLLAHTSGIRDDVAIYKSLYTLHTGGGDSPMPLDQFLRDYLTMGGAWCEAQVTYAAFAPGEQFLHSNVGIALAGCLVETVSGISFDAYCKQRIFDPLGMTDTHWFLQDANPDNIAIPYRFDVVSNAYVPYGHYGYPSYPDGQLRTSVNAFARLLIAVMNDGRYGDVRILKPESVQEMVTIQYPEQNPDVGLVWWYGLVGGREAIGLDGTDAGVCTSAFFLRGEKTGVLLFANGDASAIADDVRFAIQDRLVREAAKL; the protein is encoded by the coding sequence ATGACTCGCGCCAGCAGCTTCGCCGTTATGACCTGTTTGCTGGTTCTGCCCGGCATCCTGACGGGATGCGCGCGCACGCGGGAATCCGAACCGGCCCCCGCGGAAGAAGGCGATGTCGCCGCATTCATCACGCGTCAGATGGAAACGGCAAAGTTTCCCGGCCTTGCGGCGTGCATCGTGAAGGACGGTCAAATCCGCTGGGCGCAGGGTTTCGGCTACGCCGATGTCGCCGCGGCCAGACCGGTCACCCCGGACACGCCATTCCTGTTGGGTTCCGTCGCGAAAGCGGTAACCTGCATCGCGGTCATGCAGTTGTCCGAACAGGGCCTACTTGACCTGGACGCGGATGTGAACACTTACCTCCCCTTCGAAGTGCGGAACCCGACACACCCCGATGCCGCGATCTGCGCCCGCATGCTTCTGGCGCACACTTCGGGCATCCGCGACGACGTCGCCATCTACAAGTCCTTGTACACGCTGCACACCGGCGGAGGGGATTCGCCCATGCCCCTGGACCAGTTCCTGCGCGATTACCTCACGATGGGCGGCGCGTGGTGCGAGGCTCAGGTCACCTACGCCGCTTTCGCGCCGGGCGAGCAATTCCTGCACAGCAACGTGGGCATCGCGCTCGCGGGCTGCCTCGTGGAAACGGTTTCCGGCATTTCGTTCGACGCGTACTGCAAGCAACGCATCTTCGACCCCCTCGGCATGACGGACACGCACTGGTTCCTGCAAGACGCCAACCCGGACAACATCGCCATACCCTACCGTTTTGATGTCGTCAGCAACGCCTATGTTCCCTATGGGCATTACGGCTATCCCTCGTACCCCGATGGGCAACTCCGGACCAGCGTCAACGCCTTCGCGCGCCTGCTGATAGCCGTGATGAATGACGGGCGTTACGGCGACGTGCGCATCCTCAAGCCGGAATCCGTGCAGGAGATGGTCACTATTCAGTATCCCGAACAGAACCCCGATGTCGGGCTGGTCTGGTGGTATGGGTTGGTGGGCGGCCGCGAGGCCATCGGTCTGGACGGCACCGACGCGGGCGTGTGCACGTCCGCGTTCTTCCTGCGTGGCGAAAAAACCGGCGTCCTGCTCTTCGCGAACGGCGACGCCTCCGCGATCGCCGACGACGTCCGCTTCGCGATTCAAGACCGTCTCGTTCGCGAAGCAGCCAAGCTCTAA